In Hippoglossus stenolepis isolate QCI-W04-F060 chromosome 20, HSTE1.2, whole genome shotgun sequence, the following are encoded in one genomic region:
- the extl3 gene encoding exostosin-like 3, with the protein MQRNGGGVGAGGQPWVLRRVRLTWLSFMLFFILVFFPLIAHYYLTTIDEAGGPDKRIFGPRPGGELCEAKHVQDLCRIRESVSEELLQLEAKRQELNGEIARLNLRIEACKRSIDSAKQDLLQLKNVISQTEHSYKELMAQNQPKLSLPVRLLPDKEDPGLPPPKSARSCRLRSCFDYGRCPLTSGFPVYVYDTGSYPWGDYLDPLVKQAFAASVKSNIYITDNPSIACLYMVLVGELQESSSPPPSPSELEKQLKALPYWRSDGHNHVLLHLSRKSMTQNFLYNVSAGRAAVAQSTFLEQQYREGFDLVVSPLVHALSEPNFLEVPPQVPVKRKYLFTFQGERVESLRSSLQEVPPQSFEEEMEGDPPADYDDRIIGTLKAVQDSHLDQVLVEFTCKDPRPSLPTEWSLCGQREDRLEVLKASTFALVIAPGDGQLVASAGCGMRLFEALEVGAIPVMLGDHSRLPYHQFIRWSEAVIIVPKPRVTELHFLLRSLSDNDMLAMRRQGRFLWETYFSTSENVLSTILASIRTSIQVPAAPIKEEPAHEIPHKAGKLAGTDANLADNGDLDLGPVETEPPYASPRFLRNFTYTAADTYRAWNRAPGPFHLFPHTPLDPVLPSEAKFLGSGTGFRPIGGGTGGSGKEFQAALGGNVPREQFTVVMLTYEREEVLMNSLERLNGLPYLNKVVVVWNSPKPPSDDLLWPDIGLPIVVVRTEKNSLNNRFLPWDAVETEAILSIDDDAHLRHDEIMFGFRVWREARDRIVGFPGRYHAWDVNHQSWLYNSNYSCELSMVLTGAAFFHKYYAYLYSYVMPQAIRDMVDEYINCEDIAMNFLVSHITRKPPIKVTSRWTFRCPGCPQALSHDDSHFHERHKCINFFVKVYGYMPLLYTQFRVDSVLFKTRLPHDKTKCFKFI; encoded by the exons ATGCAGCGAAACGGTGGTGGGGTGGGTGCTGGAGGCCAACCATGGGTGTTGCGCCGTGTGCGTCTAACATGGCTCAGTTTCATGCTCTTCTTTATCCTGGTCTTCTTCCCACTCATTGCCCACTACTACCTCACGACCATTGACGAAGCTGGAGGTCCCGATAAGCGTATCTTTGGGCCTCGGCCTGGCGGTGAACTGTGCGAAGCCAAACATGTGCAGGATCTTTGCCGCATTCGTGAGTCGGTCAgcgaggagctgctgcagctggaggccaAGAGGCAGGAGCTCAATGGGGAGATTGCCCGACTCAACTTGCGCATTGAGGCATGCAAACGCAGCATTGACAGTGCCAAGCAGGATCTGCTGCAATTGAAGAATGTTATCAGCCAGACAGAGCATTCCTATAAAGAGCTAATGGCCCAGAACCAGCCCAAGCTGTCGCTGCCTGTAAGGTTGCTGCCAGACAAGGAAGACCCAGGGCTTCCACCACCCAAGTCCGCACGCTCCTGCCGTCTGCGGTCCTGCTTCGACTACGGGCGCTGCCCTCTTACGTCTGGGTTTCCTGTGTATGTCTACGACACAGGCTCTTATCCATGGGGGGACTATCTCGACCCACTGGTGAAGCAGGCTTTTGCAGCATCAGTTAAGAGCAACATTTATATAACTGATAACCCCAGCATTGCCTGCCTGTATATGGTCCTTGTTGGAGAGCTACAGGAGTCGTCCTCCCCTCCACCATCTCCTTCAGAGCTGGAGAAGCAATTAAAAGCTCTTCCCTACTGGAGATCAGATGGACACAACCATGTACTATTGCATCTCTCTAGAAAATCCATGACACAGAACTTCCTGTATAATGTGAGTGCAGGACGAGCAGCAGTTGCTCAGTCCACCTTTTTGGAGCAGCAGTACCGTGAGGGCTTTGACTTGGTTGTATCCCCACTGGTTCATGCCCTCTCAGAACCAAACTTTTTGGAAGTGCCCCCTCAAGTACCAGTCAAGAGGAAATACCTCTTCACCTTCCAGGGAGAGAGGGTGGAGTCACTGAGGAGCAGCTTACAGGAGGTACCCCCCCAGTCATTcgaggaggagatggaaggAGACCCACCAGCCGACTACGATGATCGCATTATTGGCACCTTAAAGGCAGTGCAGGACAGCCACTTGGATCAGGTGCTGGTCGAGTTCACCTGCAAGGACCCTCGGCCAAGTTTGCCGACTGAGTGGTCTCTTTgtggacagagggaggacaggcTGGAGGTGCTCAAGGCTTCGACTTTTGCCCTGGTGATTGCTCCAGGAGATGGGCAGCTGGTGGCCTCAGCAGGCTGTGGAATGAGGCTCTTTGAAGCCTTAGAGGTAGGAGCCATCCCAGTCATGTTGGGGGATCACTCCAGACTACCTTACCACCAGTTTATCCGCTGGAGCGAGGCTGTCATTATAGTCCCCAAGCCCCGTGTCACGGAGCTGCACTTTCTGCTGCGCAGCCTATCAGACAATGATATGCTAGCTATGAGGCGGCAGGGTCGCTTCCTGTGGGAGACCTACTTCTCCACCTCAGAGAATGTTCTCAGTACCATCCTGGCCAGCATCAGAACCAGCATCCAGGTCCCTGCTGCACCCATCAAAGAGGAGCCCGCCCATGAGATTCCTCACAAAGCTGGAAAGCTGGCAGGAACTGATGCCAACCTGGCTGACAATGGTGATCTGGATTTGGGTCCTGTGGAGACGGAGCCCCCCTACGCTTCTCCACGCTTTCTGCGCAACTTCACatacacagctgcagacacctACAGAGCATGGAACCGGGCCCCGGGGccttttcatctgtttcctcaCACACCTCTAGACCCTGTGCTGCCCTCTGAAGCCAAATTCCTCGGCTCCGGTACTGGTTTCAGGCCTATAGGTGGAGGTACGGGAGGTTCGGGAAAGGAGTTTCAGGCAGCTTTAGGAGGGAACGTGCCACGAGAACAGTTCACAGTGGTAATGCTGACAtatgagagggaggaagtgctGATGAACTCTCTGGAGAGGTTGAACGGACTGCCGTACCTCAACAAGGTAGTGGTGGTGTGGAATTCCCCCAAGCCTCCTTCAGATGACCTGCTGTGGCCCGACATTGGACTTCCCATTGTG GTCGTCcgcacagagaaaaacagcctCAACAATCGCTTCCTTCCCTGGGATGCCGTGGAAACGGAGGCTATTCTCTCGATTGATGATGACGCTCACCTCCGCCACGATGAGATCATGTTCGGGTTCAG AGTTTGGCGTGAGGCTAGAGATCGTATTGTGGGCTTCCCAGGGCGGTACCATGCGTGGGATGTCAACCATCAGTCATGGCTTTACAACTCCAACTACTCCTGTGAGCTCTCCATGGTCCTGACGGGAGCTGCTTTCTTCCATAAG TACTACGCCTATCTGTACTCCTACGTGATGCCCCAGGCCATCAGGGACATGGTGGACGAGTACATAAACTGCGAGGACATCGCCATGAACTTCCTAGTCTCGCACATCACCCGCAAACCACCCATCAAG GTGACATCTCGTTGGACTTTCCGCTGTCCCGGCTGTCCTCAGGCCCTCTCACACGATGACTCCCATTTCCACGAGCGCCACAAGTGCATCAACTTTTTTGTCAAAGTGTACGGCTACATGCCGCTGCTGTACACGCAGTTCCGAGTGGACTCTGTGCTGTTTAAGACTCGTTTGCCCCACGATAAGACCAAGTGCTTCAAGTTCATCTAG